A single region of the Chrysoperla carnea chromosome 5, inChrCarn1.1, whole genome shotgun sequence genome encodes:
- the LOC123300273 gene encoding glucose dehydrogenase [FAD, quinone], with protein MATIITAVSNIANFAINPVTLAGIVPLIAVGMTVFQYSTFDPESHPINVKQILPEYDFVIIGGGSAGAVVANRLSEMSNWTVLLLEAGGDENEISDIPALSGYTQLSDLDWKYQTAPPGDSPYCLAMVGDQCNWPRGKVLGGSSVLNAMIYVRGNRHDYDNWEKMGNTGWSWENVLPYFLKSEDNRNPYLAKTPYHSTGGYLTVQEPPWHTPLAVAFLQAGMELGYENRDVNGEKQTGFMISQGTIRRGSRCSTAKAFLRPIRLRQNLHIAMFAQVTKLMINPQTKRVYGVKFARNKRFHKVRARKEVILSAGAIGSPQILMLSGIGPADHLQELGIPVLSDLKVGHNLQDHVGLGGLTFIVNAPITFQKNRFQTLSVGLEYIMNERGPLTTQGVEGLAFVNTKYANKSIDWPDMQFHFAPSSINSDGEQIKKITALRDRDYNTVYKPLKDAETWTILPLLLRPKSSGWIRLQSTNPFQYPIINPNYFTHKEDIDIITEGIRIAHAISNTSAFQRFGSRPHRIPFPGCRNFEWDTDEYWECCIRHFTFTIYHPTSTCKMGPDTDPDAVVDPRLRVYGVSGLRVIDASIMPNIVSGNTNAPTIMIGEKGSDMIKEDWMNNYGNEQIR; from the exons atgGCGACAATTATAACGGCTGTATCAAATATTgcaaattttgcaataaatccTGTAACATTAGCTGGGATTGTTCCATTAATTGCTGTTGGCATGACCGTTTTTCAATATTCAACATTTGATCCAGAAAGTCATCCAATTAATGTTAAACAG atTTTACCCGAATatgattttgtaataattgGAGGAGGTTCAGCAGGGGCTGTGGTAGCAAATCGTCTATCGGAGATGTCAAATTGGACAGTGTTACTGTTAGAAGCTGGTGGggatgaaaatgaaatatcgGATATACCCGCATTGTCAG GTTATACTCAACTATCAGATTTAGACTGGAAATATCAAACAGCCCCACCAGGAGATTCTCCCTACTGTTTGGCAATGGTAGGTGACCAATGTAATTGGCCACGAGGAAAAGTGTTAGGTGGTTCCAGTGTACTAAACGCAATGATATACGTTCGAGGTAATCGACATGATTACGATAACTGGGAGAAAATGGGTAACACTGGATGGTCGTGGGAAAATGTCCTACCATACTTTTTAAAATCGGAGGATAATCGTAATCCATATTTAGCAAAAACACCATATCATTCCACCGGAGGTTATTTAACAGTCCAAGAACCACCATGGCATACTCCGTTGGCTGTAGCATTTTTACAAGCGGGAATGGAATTAGGTTACGAAAATCGTGATGTAAACGGAGAGAAACAAACAGGTTTTATGATATCACAAGGTACGATTCGTCGCGGAAGTCGATGTAGCACAGCGAAAGCATTTTTACGTCCAATAAGACTACGTCAAAATTTACATATTGCAATGTTTGCTCAAGTTACTAAGCTAATGATTAATCCACAAACCAAGCGAGTTTATGGTGTTAAATTTGCACGTAATAAGCGTTTTCATAAAGTACGTGCACGCAAAGAAGTAATTTTATCAGCGGGTGCTATTGGAAGTCCACAAATATTGATGTTATCTGGTATTGGACCTGCGGATCATCTTCAAGAGTTGGGGATCCCCGTACTAAGTGATTTAAAAGTTGGCCATAATTTGCAAGATCATGTGGGCTTAGGTGGATTGACATTTATCGTTAACGCCCCAATTACATTCCAGAAAAATCGTTTCCAAACTCTTTCGGTTGGCCTGGAATACATAATGAATGAACGTGGTCCATTAACAACCCAAGGTGTTGAAGGTTTGGCGTTCGTTAATacaaaatatgcaaataaatcAATCGACTGGCCTGATATGCAATTTCATTTCGCTCCAAGTTCGATTAATTCCGATGGCgaacaaattaagaaaattactgCGTTACGTGATCGAGATTATAATACAGTTTATAAACCGTTAAAAGATGCCGAAACATGGACAATTTTACCTCTTTTACTACGTCCAAAAAGTTCTGGTTGGATTCGTCTACAAAGTACAAATCCATTCCAATATCCAATAATCAATCCAAATTATTTCACACATAAAGAAGATATTGATATAATCACGGAAGGTATTCGTATCGCACATGCGATATCGAACACATCAGCGTTTCAACGTTTTGGTTCACGACCTCATCGAATACCATTTCCAGGATGCCGTAACTTTGAATGGGATACCGATGAATATTGGGAATGTTGTATAcgacattttacatttacaatttatCATCCAACTAGTACGTGTAAAATGGGACCCGATACAGATCCTGATGCGGTCGTGGATCCTAGATTACGTGTTTATGGTGTGTCAGGATTACGGGTTATCGATGCAAGTATTATGCCAAATATAGTAAGTGGTAATACAAATGCTCCAACAATTATGATTGGCGAAAAAGGTTCGGATATGATTAAAGAAGATTGGATGAATAATTATGGTAACGAACAAATTCGGTGA